The DNA sequence ACGATCCGAGCGACGAGGAACGGGCCCTGCTCTCTCCCTGGCGCTACGCGAAGAACGAGACCGTGCTGCACACCGACACATCGATTCTCCCTCCGAACCGGCGGGTGTGGTCGTCGTGGAACTCGGTGAGACGGCCAGAAGGCGCTGATGAAGGGGTCTTCGTGACCTACGACATGAACCGCCTGCAGGGCCTTGAGACCCGCGGGCACTACCTGGTCACGCTCAACGGCACCCGCGCCCTGCGTGACGACCGCGTCATTGCGTCGTTCACCTACCACCACCCAGGCTACACGGTGGCGTCGCTGGCCACGCAAGCTCGGCTGCCCTCGCTGAACGGTCGGCGCTCGACCTGGTTCTGCGGCAGCTACTTCGGCAACGGCTTCCACGAAGACGCGGTGAGGTCGGCCGTCGATGCCGTGGCCTCGATCGCAGCGCACGAGACGGTGCGGGCATGACCGTCACGCACGAGGGGGCACGCGTGAACGCCACCGCGCTCCAGTCGCGGCTGTTCGTCGGCAAGGTGCGCCACCATCGCAAGGTGCCCCGCGCCCACGGCTTCGATTACCGCTTCTTCTGCTTCGGACTCGATCTCGACGAGCTGAGCGAGCTCTCTCGGCGCTGCTGGTTCTTCGGCTACAACCGCGCCGCGCTGTTCTCGCTCCACGACCGGGATTACGTGGTCGACGGACCGGGAACCATTCGTGAGAAGCTCGTCTGCCTGCTCCGACGCAGAGGGGTCACCGTCGACCTGGGCCGCATCGTGCTCGTCACCTCGGCGAGATTCCTCGGGCACGCCTTCAACCCGGTCAGCTTCTACTACTGCCACAACCCGAGCGGCGAGCTGGCGCTGGTGGTG is a window from the Pseudomonadota bacterium genome containing:
- a CDS encoding DUF1365 domain-containing protein; this translates as MTVTHEGARVNATALQSRLFVGKVRHHRKVPRAHGFDYRFFCFGLDLDELSELSRRCWFFGYNRAALFSLHDRDYVVDGPGTIREKLVCLLRRRGVTVDLGRIVLVTSARFLGHAFNPVSFYYCHNPSGELALVVAEVNNTFGERHVYVLNERAHDIAGMAAHYRVPKAFYVSPFNDVEGDYDFRFADLAQHLHIEMRIVDGAQVLFYASLSGKPHAIDTPSVLWALTRLPFNPFLTLPRIHWEAALLYFR